From a single Georhizobium profundi genomic region:
- a CDS encoding protein-L-isoaspartate O-methyltransferase family protein: MTIDYAQARAKMVDCQIRTMDVTQHAVLAAFSEVPREAFVPAKFVQLAYIDDDLLVKEGKDGAPDRFMMEAGQHARLVQLAEITPNDVVLEIGCATGYGAAILSRLAGSVVALESDPELAEEASAKLAELGFDNVAVVQGDLAAGYQDEAPYDAIIFSGAVEVFPQAILTQLRDGGRLVVVEGTGNAARAKLYIREGEFTAQRTVFNSAVKPLPGFSKAPEFVF, encoded by the coding sequence ATGACGATCGATTACGCTCAGGCTCGTGCCAAGATGGTCGACTGCCAAATCCGCACCATGGATGTCACGCAACATGCGGTGCTTGCGGCCTTCTCGGAGGTGCCGCGCGAGGCTTTCGTGCCGGCCAAGTTCGTGCAGCTTGCCTATATCGATGACGATCTGCTCGTAAAGGAAGGCAAGGACGGTGCGCCCGATCGCTTCATGATGGAGGCCGGCCAGCACGCCCGTCTCGTTCAGCTTGCGGAAATCACGCCGAACGACGTCGTCCTGGAGATCGGATGTGCGACCGGCTACGGCGCTGCGATCCTATCGCGTCTTGCCGGTTCGGTCGTCGCACTGGAATCGGATCCTGAACTTGCCGAGGAAGCCAGCGCGAAGCTCGCCGAGCTTGGCTTCGACAATGTTGCGGTCGTGCAGGGTGACCTAGCAGCCGGTTATCAGGACGAAGCGCCTTACGACGCCATCATCTTTTCCGGCGCCGTGGAGGTTTTTCCTCAGGCGATTTTGACTCAGTTGCGCGATGGTGGTCGGCTCGTCGTGGTCGAGGGAACGGGCAACGCCGCGCGCGCCAAACTCTATATACGCGAAGGCGAATTTACGGCGCAGCGGACCGTCTTCAACTCGGCCGTGAAGCCGCTGCCCGGTTTCTCCAAGGCGCCTGAATTCGTGTTTTGA
- the minC gene encoding septum site-determining protein MinC, translating to MTKVLTDTRPIRLKGRSFLALVLSPELPLDGWLARLDDLAHRSAGFFLGRPVVLDVEDLDVDKHELKSLIDALSERNVRVMGIEGARPSQLTSGMPPAMRGGRPAPDFDEPEADTAAPEKSAASSKPQPVSAPQVMRAMPSIIIHEPVRSGQSVIFPEGDVTIIGSVASGAEVVAGGSIHVYGTLRGRALAGSIGNASARIFCRKLEAELLAIDGLYKTAEDMQPGLRGEAVQLWLEGDAIMAEKLI from the coding sequence ATGACCAAAGTGCTAACCGACACCCGTCCCATCAGGCTCAAAGGCCGTTCCTTTCTGGCGCTCGTCCTGTCGCCGGAACTGCCTTTGGACGGCTGGCTTGCCCGCCTGGACGACCTTGCGCACCGCTCGGCGGGTTTCTTTCTCGGTCGCCCGGTTGTGCTGGATGTCGAGGATCTCGACGTCGACAAGCACGAACTGAAATCGCTGATCGACGCGCTTTCCGAGCGCAATGTACGGGTCATGGGCATCGAGGGCGCGCGTCCGTCTCAACTGACGAGCGGCATGCCACCGGCAATGCGCGGCGGACGCCCTGCTCCCGATTTCGACGAGCCGGAAGCCGATACCGCGGCGCCGGAAAAATCCGCGGCGAGCAGCAAGCCGCAGCCGGTCAGCGCGCCGCAAGTCATGCGTGCCATGCCGTCGATCATCATTCACGAGCCGGTGCGCTCGGGCCAGTCGGTGATCTTCCCGGAAGGCGACGTGACCATCATCGGATCGGTCGCCTCCGGCGCGGAAGTCGTCGCGGGTGGTTCGATCCACGTCTACGGAACACTGCGCGGCCGTGCGCTTGCCGGTTCGATCGGCAATGCATCGGCGCGCATCTTCTGCCGCAAGCTCGAAGCCGAGCTTCTGGCAATCGACGGTTTGTACAAGACAGCGGAAGACATGCAGCCTGGATTGCGTGGCGAGGCCGTTCAGCTCTGGCTGGAAGGCGACGCGATCATGGCAGAAAAACTCATTTGA
- the minD gene encoding septum site-determining protein MinD, which yields MAKVIVVTSGKGGVGKTTSTAALGAALAQRNEKTVVVDFDVGLRNLDLVMGAERRVVYDLINVIQGDAKLSQALIRDKRLDTLHLLPASQTRDKDNLTSEGVEKVMAELRQQFDWIICDSPAGIERGATLAMRHADIAVVVTNPEVSSVRDSDRIIGLLDAKTAKAERGERVEKHLLLTRYDAVRAERGDMLKVDDVLEILSIPLLGIIPESMDVLRASNIGSPVTLAEGRGAAAIAYHDAARRLAGEQVAMTIPGEKRGLFEKIFGRRAA from the coding sequence ATGGCTAAAGTTATCGTGGTGACATCGGGCAAAGGCGGGGTCGGCAAGACGACTTCGACCGCCGCGCTCGGCGCAGCACTTGCGCAAAGGAATGAGAAGACCGTCGTCGTCGATTTCGACGTCGGCCTGCGCAACCTCGATCTGGTGATGGGCGCCGAGCGACGCGTCGTCTATGACCTGATCAACGTGATCCAGGGCGATGCGAAGCTGTCGCAGGCACTCATCCGCGACAAGCGCCTGGATACCCTTCACCTGCTGCCTGCCTCGCAGACGCGCGACAAGGACAATCTCACGTCCGAGGGCGTGGAGAAGGTCATGGCCGAGCTTCGTCAGCAGTTCGACTGGATCATCTGCGACAGCCCCGCAGGCATCGAACGTGGCGCGACGCTCGCCATGCGTCATGCCGACATCGCCGTCGTCGTCACCAATCCGGAAGTGTCGTCGGTGCGCGATTCGGATCGCATCATCGGCCTTCTCGACGCCAAGACGGCGAAAGCCGAACGCGGCGAGCGGGTCGAGAAACATCTGCTTCTCACGCGTTACGATGCGGTTCGCGCCGAGCGTGGCGACATGCTGAAGGTCGACGATGTTCTGGAGATTCTCTCTATCCCGCTTCTCGGCATCATTCCCGAAAGCATGGATGTGCTTCGTGCCTCCAACATCGGTTCGCCGGTGACGCTTGCCGAAGGCCGTGGTGCTGCCGCTATTGCCTATCACGATGCGGCTCGTCGTCTTGCCGGCGAACAGGTGGCGATGACCATCCCGGGCGAAAAGCGCGGGCTGTTCGAGAAGATTTTCGGAAGGAGGGCCGCATGA
- the minE gene encoding cell division topological specificity factor MinE, giving the protein MSLFSFFNRQTTSAPKARERLQVLLAHERTTVGHSDLVAVLREEILAVIAKHVQVDRDKVLVKMDRGDSVSTLEVDIEIPLSAGVRAA; this is encoded by the coding sequence ATGAGCCTCTTCAGCTTCTTCAATCGACAAACGACCTCGGCGCCGAAAGCGCGCGAGCGTCTGCAGGTCCTCCTGGCCCATGAGCGCACCACGGTCGGCCATTCCGATCTGGTGGCGGTCCTTCGCGAGGAAATCCTGGCGGTGATCGCGAAGCACGTACAGGTCGATCGCGACAAGGTTCTCGTGAAGATGGACCGGGGCGACTCGGTCTCGACGCTCGAGGTGGACATCGAAATACCGCTGTCGGCTGGCGTTCGCGCTGCCTGA
- a CDS encoding alpha/beta hydrolase translates to MTVSTDRSGTGMMRKMAIGLVLASTLLAATFGVATTIPEHILFRQRTLFNLLELDSRLAVQPLDYETHDGLTIRAWYLPAVPGKPTIVYFAGREGDLVRKPRHLYELAEEGYGLILAGYRGYGGNPGRPREGNMYRDAAAMLDQAEQAGLARDGFVLYGYSMGSGIATNAAVQIEPRALILEAPMTSFPEAVRQQVARVPNWVVRTKFDNVARLAELKVPVLIVAGEQDPVTPARFATMLASANDQFATAVIVPTANHVNIIRLGGRQAIAAFMEQFDGSGILASLSALGDQASDIADQILPTMDD, encoded by the coding sequence ATGACTGTTTCGACCGACCGCTCCGGCACGGGGATGATGCGCAAGATGGCAATCGGGCTTGTATTGGCTTCCACGCTGTTGGCCGCGACGTTCGGCGTCGCCACGACCATTCCCGAGCACATCCTTTTTCGCCAGCGGACGCTCTTCAACTTGCTGGAACTCGACAGCCGGCTTGCCGTCCAGCCGCTCGATTACGAGACCCATGACGGCCTGACGATCCGCGCCTGGTATCTGCCTGCCGTCCCGGGCAAACCCACCATCGTCTACTTCGCCGGCCGGGAAGGCGACCTGGTTCGAAAGCCGCGGCATCTCTATGAGCTCGCGGAGGAAGGCTACGGCCTGATTCTCGCGGGATACAGGGGGTATGGCGGCAATCCGGGCCGGCCGCGCGAGGGCAACATGTATCGCGATGCTGCCGCGATGCTCGATCAGGCGGAGCAGGCGGGCCTCGCCCGGGACGGCTTCGTGCTCTACGGCTACTCGATGGGTTCGGGGATCGCTACCAACGCGGCGGTGCAGATCGAGCCCCGCGCGCTGATCCTGGAAGCGCCGATGACCAGTTTTCCGGAAGCTGTTCGCCAGCAGGTTGCCCGCGTGCCGAATTGGGTGGTGCGCACCAAGTTCGACAATGTTGCGCGGCTTGCGGAACTCAAGGTTCCGGTTCTGATCGTTGCCGGTGAACAGGATCCGGTGACGCCGGCTAGGTTTGCGACCATGCTGGCATCTGCAAACGATCAGTTTGCGACGGCTGTCATCGTGCCGACTGCAAACCACGTGAACATCATCCGGCTGGGCGGACGGCAGGCGATCGCTGCTTTCATGGAGCAGTTTGACGGGAGCGGCATCCTCGCCTCGTTGTCGGCGCTCGGTGATCAAGCGAGCGACATCGCCGACCAGATTCTGCCGACCATGGACGACTGA
- a CDS encoding cryptochrome/photolyase family protein, which translates to MAPKAREKDGGATDGAHAGGPVVVWFRNDLRVKDNLALSKAVDSDAPVIALFILDETARAPRKLGGARRWWLHHSLVALEASLAALNIPLILKSGESEKLVRAVVDESKADSVFWNRRYDPPGIAIDTELKAALKDDGIHVESFDGQLLHEPSKTTTGSGGHYKVYTPFWRALDAGTPPRDPIGAPRKVTNNAKDLSSDKLDDWKLLPTKPDWSGGIADSWTPGEAGAWKCLDDFIAGPFDAYAEGRDLPDRAGTSRMSPHLAFGEITPYQIWAETSRRPKEVASEDRTTYRKEIVWREFSYHLLFHKPDLAEANYNAAFDAMPWRQDKDALRAWQRGMTGYPIVDAGMRQLWQTGWMHNRVRMIVASFLTKHLLIDWRIGEDWFWDTLVDADPASNAAQWQWVAGSGADASPYFRIFNPMLQGSKFDQKGDYVRRFVPELAKLSDKYIQTPWEAPTEVLSRAGITLGKDYPRPIVDHQKARQRALDAYKKLKEAA; encoded by the coding sequence ATGGCACCTAAAGCGCGGGAGAAGGATGGTGGCGCGACGGATGGAGCGCATGCCGGCGGACCTGTTGTGGTGTGGTTCCGCAACGATCTGCGCGTCAAAGACAATCTCGCTCTCTCCAAGGCCGTGGACAGTGATGCGCCGGTCATTGCACTCTTCATTCTGGACGAAACGGCTCGAGCGCCGCGCAAGCTCGGTGGCGCCCGCCGCTGGTGGCTGCATCACTCGCTGGTCGCGCTGGAGGCATCTCTCGCCGCGCTGAACATCCCCTTGATCCTGAAAAGCGGCGAGTCGGAAAAGCTCGTGCGCGCCGTCGTCGACGAATCGAAAGCAGACAGCGTCTTCTGGAACCGCCGCTACGACCCTCCGGGCATTGCGATCGACACGGAACTCAAGGCTGCCCTGAAGGATGACGGCATCCACGTGGAGAGCTTCGACGGGCAGCTCCTGCACGAACCGTCCAAAACGACGACGGGCAGCGGTGGTCATTACAAGGTCTACACGCCGTTCTGGCGCGCGCTGGATGCCGGAACGCCGCCGCGCGATCCGATCGGCGCACCGCGCAAGGTCACAAATAACGCCAAGGATCTTTCGTCAGACAAGCTCGACGATTGGAAGCTGTTGCCGACCAAGCCCGACTGGTCGGGGGGAATCGCGGACAGCTGGACGCCGGGTGAAGCCGGCGCATGGAAATGCCTGGACGATTTTATCGCAGGTCCCTTCGATGCCTACGCCGAGGGGCGCGACCTGCCCGACCGTGCCGGAACGTCACGCATGTCGCCGCACCTCGCCTTCGGCGAAATCACACCCTATCAGATCTGGGCCGAGACGAGCCGCCGCCCGAAGGAAGTGGCAAGCGAGGATCGCACCACCTATCGCAAGGAAATCGTCTGGCGCGAGTTTTCCTACCACCTGCTCTTTCACAAGCCGGATCTTGCCGAAGCGAACTACAATGCCGCCTTCGACGCGATGCCGTGGCGGCAGGACAAGGATGCGCTTCGCGCCTGGCAGCGCGGGATGACGGGTTATCCGATCGTGGATGCAGGAATGCGTCAGCTTTGGCAGACCGGCTGGATGCACAATCGGGTCCGGATGATCGTGGCATCGTTCCTGACCAAGCATCTCCTGATCGACTGGCGCATTGGCGAGGACTGGTTCTGGGATACGCTCGTCGATGCCGACCCGGCTTCGAACGCGGCGCAATGGCAGTGGGTCGCCGGATCCGGCGCCGACGCTTCCCCTTATTTTCGCATCTTCAACCCAATGCTCCAGGGCTCGAAATTCGATCAAAAGGGCGACTATGTGCGCCGCTTCGTGCCGGAACTGGCCAAGCTGTCAGACAAGTACATCCAGACGCCCTGGGAAGCGCCGACCGAGGTATTGAGCCGCGCGGGTATCACGCTTGGCAAGGATTACCCGCGCCCGATCGTGGACCATCAGAAAGCGCGCCAGCGCGCTCTCGACGCCTACAAGAAACTCAAGGAAGCAGCATGA
- a CDS encoding NAD(P)/FAD-dependent oxidoreductase → MTVHLPHPERGAVPIDRENGQRRRIAVIGSGISGSSAAWALHADNDVTLYEKESRLGGHTATVDVDYDGKAIAVDTGFIVYNEVNYPNLKALFEHLGVETHKSNMSFSLSLDHGKLEWSGDSFRTLFAQKRNFFRPTFLVMLREILRFNKMCLRDRADGHLRNISIGDYLNWRRFSPGFTNNYLVPMAAAIWSTPAKQMMEFPAEHFVNFFDNHRLVYSQQLPWRTVTGGSRTYLERLLAPLRDKTRVGCGAVSVRRSGGKVFVRDSAGHEDVFDAIVIAAHSDQALALLQDASEAERQVLKGIPYRPNRVVLHRDPALMPKRRKVWASWNYLRSSVDGGEGDVAVTYWMNRLQGIDSACPLFVTLNPDREPDPTKVFGEFSYDHPQFGADAVKIQKQLAGLQGQSNTWFAGAWTGYGFHEDGLSSGLAAAEALGATIPWRSWGTDPSVDFVEAAE, encoded by the coding sequence ATGACCGTTCACTTGCCTCATCCGGAACGCGGCGCCGTCCCGATCGACCGTGAGAACGGCCAGCGCCGCCGGATCGCCGTGATCGGGTCCGGCATCTCCGGATCGTCCGCTGCCTGGGCATTACACGCCGACAACGACGTTACGCTTTACGAAAAGGAATCGCGTCTCGGCGGACATACGGCCACTGTCGACGTCGACTATGATGGCAAGGCCATCGCCGTCGATACGGGGTTCATTGTCTATAACGAGGTGAACTATCCGAACCTCAAGGCGCTTTTCGAGCATCTCGGCGTCGAGACCCATAAGAGCAATATGAGCTTTTCGCTGTCGCTCGACCACGGCAAGCTGGAATGGAGCGGTGACAGCTTTCGCACGCTCTTTGCTCAGAAGCGGAATTTCTTTCGCCCGACCTTCCTCGTGATGCTGCGGGAAATCCTGCGCTTCAACAAGATGTGCCTGCGCGATCGCGCCGACGGCCATCTGCGCAACATTTCGATCGGCGATTATCTCAACTGGCGCCGCTTCTCGCCGGGCTTCACCAACAACTACCTGGTGCCTATGGCGGCCGCGATCTGGTCGACGCCGGCCAAGCAGATGATGGAATTCCCGGCGGAGCATTTCGTCAATTTCTTCGACAATCATCGTCTCGTATACAGCCAGCAGCTGCCGTGGCGGACCGTCACGGGTGGATCGCGCACTTATCTCGAGCGCCTGCTCGCTCCACTGAGGGACAAGACGCGCGTGGGCTGCGGTGCCGTCAGTGTCCGGCGCTCCGGTGGCAAGGTCTTCGTTCGCGATTCTGCGGGCCATGAAGACGTTTTCGATGCCATCGTGATCGCGGCGCACTCCGACCAGGCGCTCGCGTTGCTTCAAGATGCGAGCGAAGCAGAGAGACAGGTGCTCAAGGGTATTCCCTATCGGCCAAACCGCGTCGTTCTGCATCGCGATCCGGCTCTTATGCCGAAGCGCCGCAAGGTCTGGGCATCCTGGAATTATCTGCGCTCGTCGGTCGATGGCGGCGAAGGCGACGTGGCCGTCACCTACTGGATGAACCGCCTTCAAGGCATCGATTCCGCCTGCCCGCTCTTCGTGACGCTCAATCCCGATCGCGAACCGGATCCGACAAAGGTCTTCGGCGAGTTCTCCTATGACCACCCACAGTTCGGCGCGGACGCGGTCAAGATCCAGAAGCAGTTGGCTGGGCTTCAGGGGCAGTCCAACACGTGGTTTGCCGGTGCCTGGACGGGCTACGGCTTCCACGAGGACGGCCTGTCTTCGGGGCTTGCGGCGGCCGAAGCGCTGGGCGCGACAATTCCCTGGCGGTCATGGGGAACGGATCCCTCTGTCGACTTTGTCGAAGCTGCGGAATAG
- a CDS encoding DUF1365 domain-containing protein, whose amino-acid sequence MTVHAPNFETSQASAAIAFPAPAAAISLYVGDVMHQRMRPKPHRFTYRVFNILIDLDRLNDADRQSKLFGVNRAAITSFHESDHIDGPHDSARSYVDHLLSQAGLTEKADRVLLACYPRVFGRVFNPLAVYYAYDRYDVLKALIYEVRNTFGERHSYVCVCKPGDVSPAGIRQERNKRFFVSPFIDMEMRYHFRMLPPAEAMRWRILETDSEGPFLSATFDGERTEFTSRAILECLLRVPFQTLKIVAGIHFEALRLWLKGARYRSRGPAPVAVSFDDDAA is encoded by the coding sequence ATGACCGTGCACGCACCCAATTTCGAGACGAGCCAAGCCTCAGCCGCCATCGCCTTTCCGGCGCCGGCTGCGGCTATCAGTCTCTATGTGGGCGACGTGATGCATCAACGCATGCGCCCGAAGCCGCATCGCTTCACCTACCGCGTCTTCAACATCCTGATCGATCTCGACCGGCTGAACGACGCCGATCGGCAAAGCAAGCTGTTCGGCGTGAACCGTGCCGCCATCACATCCTTTCATGAAAGCGATCACATCGACGGCCCGCATGACAGCGCGCGCAGCTATGTCGATCATCTACTGAGCCAGGCCGGCTTGACCGAGAAGGCCGACCGCGTTCTGCTTGCCTGCTATCCGCGCGTTTTCGGGCGCGTGTTCAATCCGCTCGCTGTCTACTACGCCTACGACCGGTACGATGTATTGAAGGCGCTGATTTATGAAGTGCGCAATACGTTCGGCGAGCGTCACAGCTATGTCTGCGTGTGCAAACCGGGAGACGTGAGCCCCGCCGGTATCCGTCAGGAGCGGAACAAGCGATTTTTCGTATCGCCTTTCATCGACATGGAGATGCGCTACCATTTCCGCATGCTTCCGCCGGCTGAGGCCATGCGGTGGCGCATTCTGGAAACGGACAGCGAAGGTCCTTTTCTCTCCGCAACCTTCGACGGTGAGCGCACCGAATTCACATCGAGAGCGATTCTCGAGTGCCTGCTGCGGGTGCCGTTCCAGACATTGAAGATCGTGGCCGGCATCCATTTCGAGGCGCTTCGGCTCTGGCTGAAAGGCGCCCGCTATCGGTCGCGCGGGCCGGCTCCGGTCGCCGTAAGCTTCGATGATGACGCCGCTTGA
- a CDS encoding SAM-dependent methyltransferase, with the protein MDATFSNDHFAAAERLTADNVAAFMRGLPARAQVTLKALVNMNYGALNVRMPDARTFRVEGAKPGPEATVVLHNWNLPQRAFMRGTIGVGESYMDHDWDSPDVTAFLELFLVNMDLGEKYATGGRGILQLFDKLRHWLNINTRSQSKRNIAAHYDLGNAFYKEWLDTTMTYSSALYQTGANDLQSAQTAKYRALAEATGIGPNDHVLEIGCGWGGFAEFAASEIGCKVTGLTISREQLAYAEERIQKAGLSDRATFKFQDYRDETGVYDRIISIEMLEAVGEKFWATYFGKLRDCLREGGRAGIQAITIASAVFPMYRSQPDFIQRYVFPGGMLPTNDHLRTYGDEAGLTIVGNRAFAADYARTLAEWRERFWARWETIRPLGFDERFKRLWEFYLFYCEAGFRAENINVRQVVYAR; encoded by the coding sequence ATGGATGCGACATTCTCCAACGATCACTTCGCAGCCGCCGAGCGGCTGACGGCCGACAATGTCGCGGCCTTCATGCGAGGGCTGCCGGCGCGTGCGCAGGTGACGCTGAAGGCGCTGGTCAACATGAACTACGGCGCGCTGAATGTCCGCATGCCCGATGCACGGACCTTTCGTGTGGAGGGCGCAAAGCCCGGACCGGAAGCGACCGTCGTCCTGCACAACTGGAACCTTCCGCAGCGCGCCTTCATGCGCGGCACGATCGGCGTTGGCGAATCCTACATGGACCATGATTGGGACAGCCCCGACGTTACGGCGTTCCTCGAGCTCTTCCTCGTCAACATGGATCTTGGCGAGAAATACGCGACCGGCGGACGCGGCATCCTCCAACTCTTCGACAAGCTGCGCCATTGGCTGAACATCAACACGCGCAGCCAGTCCAAGCGCAACATTGCCGCCCACTACGATCTAGGAAACGCCTTCTACAAGGAATGGCTCGACACGACGATGACCTACTCGTCGGCGCTCTACCAAACCGGCGCGAACGACCTGCAGTCTGCGCAGACCGCCAAATATCGGGCGCTCGCAGAGGCGACGGGCATCGGGCCGAACGACCATGTGCTGGAAATCGGTTGCGGCTGGGGCGGGTTTGCCGAGTTTGCCGCAAGTGAGATCGGGTGCAAGGTCACGGGCCTGACGATCAGCCGCGAGCAACTGGCCTATGCCGAAGAACGCATCCAGAAGGCCGGTCTCTCCGACCGCGCCACGTTCAAATTTCAGGATTACCGCGACGAAACCGGCGTTTACGACCGGATCATCTCCATCGAGATGCTTGAAGCCGTTGGTGAGAAGTTCTGGGCGACCTATTTCGGCAAGCTGCGCGACTGCCTGCGTGAAGGCGGTCGGGCCGGCATCCAGGCAATCACCATCGCGAGCGCGGTATTCCCCATGTATCGCAGCCAGCCGGATTTCATCCAGCGCTACGTCTTCCCAGGCGGCATGCTGCCGACCAACGATCATTTGCGGACATATGGGGACGAGGCAGGTCTCACCATCGTCGGCAACCGGGCCTTTGCAGCCGATTACGCCCGCACGCTGGCCGAATGGCGCGAGCGATTCTGGGCGCGCTGGGAAACGATCCGGCCGCTCGGGTTCGACGAGCGGTTCAAGCGTCTCTGGGAATTCTATCTGTTCTACTGCGAGGCTGGGTTCCGGGCGGAAAATATCAATGTCCGCCAAGTGGTCTATGCACGGTGA
- a CDS encoding MFS transporter, whose amino-acid sequence MTKRSQPEPSSAARTASYGDQVPARILAAYALPALPLAAMTLPLYILLPTFYTETLGLSLAGVGFALLVMRLFDAVNDPLVGFVADRFRPRFGRRRTLFAASLPLTALSGFMLFWPPVDATTGYLLGWGMMLSLGYTASVIPLTAWGAELSSGYRGRSRLAGWREGFILIGTLIAIAVPFTIGFDTAEGVHGLALLAIGIAVALPVFGLIAVVIVPEPKEHTKQRVDFRKGLGHLRNNKPFLRLIFAYLINGLANGIPATLFLYFVSERLGLPEARGPLLFLYFLSGVIGVPIALKIADTIGKHRAWCWAMLINCAIFAVAPMLPEGALYGFGAMCIATGIFLGFDLTIPASIQADVVDVDTASSGEQRSGIYFAAWSLATKLSLALAGGTIFPALAFFGFDPQASGNNTDTSLLALAVIYAWVPIALKLIAVLLMWNFPLDEAEHAKLRASIDGETSS is encoded by the coding sequence ATGACTAAGCGCAGCCAGCCTGAACCCTCCAGCGCAGCGCGCACGGCTTCCTATGGCGACCAGGTGCCTGCGCGCATTCTGGCGGCCTATGCGCTGCCGGCGCTTCCCCTCGCGGCCATGACGTTGCCGCTCTATATCCTGCTGCCGACGTTCTACACCGAGACGCTGGGGCTCTCGCTGGCGGGCGTCGGCTTCGCCCTCCTCGTCATGCGGCTGTTCGATGCGGTCAACGATCCGCTGGTCGGGTTCGTGGCGGATCGGTTTCGGCCGCGTTTCGGCCGGCGGCGCACGCTTTTTGCGGCCAGCCTGCCGCTGACGGCACTGTCGGGCTTCATGCTTTTCTGGCCGCCGGTCGACGCCACCACGGGTTACCTGCTTGGCTGGGGCATGATGCTCTCGCTCGGCTACACCGCATCCGTCATTCCCCTGACAGCCTGGGGTGCCGAACTGTCAAGCGGATATCGCGGCAGGTCACGTCTTGCCGGGTGGCGCGAGGGGTTCATTCTGATCGGCACGCTGATTGCGATCGCGGTGCCGTTCACGATCGGCTTCGACACTGCCGAAGGTGTCCATGGGCTCGCGCTTCTCGCCATCGGCATCGCGGTTGCGCTGCCGGTCTTTGGCTTGATCGCCGTTGTCATCGTTCCGGAGCCGAAAGAACATACGAAGCAGCGTGTCGATTTCCGAAAAGGGCTCGGCCATCTGCGCAACAACAAACCCTTTCTGCGCTTGATCTTCGCCTATCTGATCAACGGGCTGGCGAACGGGATTCCGGCAACGCTCTTCCTCTATTTCGTCTCGGAACGGCTTGGTCTGCCCGAGGCACGCGGCCCGTTGCTGTTTCTGTATTTTCTCTCCGGCGTCATCGGGGTGCCGATCGCGCTCAAGATCGCCGACACAATCGGTAAGCACCGGGCCTGGTGCTGGGCGATGCTGATCAATTGCGCGATCTTCGCCGTAGCGCCGATGCTACCGGAAGGGGCACTCTACGGCTTTGGCGCGATGTGCATCGCAACGGGGATTTTTCTCGGCTTTGACCTCACGATTCCCGCGTCTATCCAGGCCGACGTCGTCGATGTCGATACGGCAAGCTCGGGCGAGCAGCGGTCTGGTATCTACTTCGCGGCCTGGAGCCTCGCCACCAAGCTGTCACTGGCGCTTGCCGGCGGGACGATCTTTCCGGCGCTGGCGTTCTTCGGCTTTGATCCGCAGGCGAGCGGCAACAACACCGACACATCTCTGCTCGCGCTTGCCGTCATTTACGCCTGGGTGCCGATCGCACTGAAGCTGATCGCCGTACTTCTGATGTGGAACTTCCCGCTGGACGAGGCCGAGCATGCCAAGCTGCGAGCCTCAATCGATGGCGAAACAAGCAGCTAG
- a CDS encoding SDR family NAD(P)-dependent oxidoreductase, protein MRHYFAEPSHGAVWVTGASSGIGAALTLKLAQAGYTVVATARGEDKLNELAAKASSAKGRIHPMPGDVTDEADMARIVDSIISQHGKLALAIFNAGVYIPVHGNELKVEDFHKTFAVNLNGVVNGLVPTVNAMQRAGRGHIAIVSSVTGYGGLPTSAAYGATKAALTNMAESLKFDLDKMNIRIQVVHPGFVDTPATEKNEFAMPALMKVDDAVDRIIEGLKRPGFEITFPKRFTYALKFLGLFPYPVYFAAINRMTGWSKRPLESRGSD, encoded by the coding sequence ATGCGCCATTATTTCGCCGAACCATCCCATGGAGCCGTCTGGGTCACGGGCGCAAGCTCCGGGATTGGTGCTGCGCTGACGCTGAAGCTCGCGCAGGCTGGATACACGGTCGTCGCGACCGCCCGCGGCGAGGACAAGCTTAACGAACTGGCCGCAAAGGCGTCCAGCGCGAAGGGGCGCATCCACCCGATGCCGGGTGATGTCACCGATGAAGCCGACATGGCCCGGATCGTCGATTCGATCATCAGCCAGCACGGCAAGCTCGCACTCGCGATCTTCAATGCGGGCGTCTACATTCCGGTTCATGGCAACGAACTGAAGGTCGAGGACTTCCACAAGACGTTCGCGGTCAATCTGAACGGCGTCGTAAATGGGCTGGTGCCCACTGTGAATGCGATGCAGCGCGCGGGCAGGGGCCACATCGCCATCGTCTCCTCGGTCACGGGATATGGTGGTCTGCCGACGAGCGCTGCCTACGGCGCCACAAAGGCCGCGCTGACCAACATGGCGGAAAGCCTGAAATTCGATCTCGACAAGATGAACATCCGCATCCAGGTCGTTCACCCTGGATTCGTCGACACGCCGGCAACGGAAAAGAACGAATTTGCGATGCCGGCGCTGATGAAGGTGGACGATGCGGTGGACCGGATCATCGAAGGGCTGAAGCGCCCCGGGTTCGAGATCACGTTCCCCAAGCGATTTACCTACGCCCTCAAGTTTCTCGGGCTCTTTCCGTATCCGGTCTATTTCGCCGCGATCAACCGCATGACGGGATGGTCGAAGCGCCCGTTGGAAAGCCGCGGAAGCGACTGA